The following proteins come from a genomic window of Luteitalea sp.:
- the infB gene encoding translation initiation factor IF-2: MSTVRIYKVAELLGTTSQEVMDLLRRNHGIEVKSASSTIEEVVARQFVERLARQRSIALPSPTQMFVETGAPKGKKAGRTAEPPPSAPKLGPPRLVKTAKPAAALETEEGGLVEAELEETPTQFVDQADIEPPSAAAVPRVTKPREPTLRFEEPGTPVPPTELLAEATTAPTPHARAKRAGQPVGAGEAEAPAPTLRQAPKPEEVGPEARASAAAPERDQPAEAGAAVPSAPPAAAKPTAPTPPPAPPSGAGPRPAAAPPPQPRHAVVPPRTGRVVPPSIRLRVEDPAAQPRPIPPAAPARATPGQPAAARGPAPPPATRPLPGGPRPLPSQPIRSPLSAARPSYQPTARPAPPPVRHTPNYGRPRPSGGRMRSRHTSRPAAPAAPAAPPPITRTVTLAEGMTVKDLADKLEVKVKDVLKRLLERRIVVTINTTLDTQTATTIAREFGADVMMQTFEEEMLQAESEHVRPEDLSTRAPVVTVMGHVDHGKTTLLDAIRETRVAQREAGGITQHIGAYQIGINNRKVVFLDTPGHEAFTMMRARGAKVTDVVVLVVAADDGVMPQTREAIDHARAAGVPILVAVNKVDKPDANPDRVKRELADLGLMPEDWGGQTVMVPVSALKQQNLELLLEMILLVSDLLELKATPSRSATGTVLEAKLDRGRGPVATVLVQEGTLRVGDTVIAGTAVGKVRALIDDRGRHVKDAGPATPVEVLGLGDVPQPGDTFQQVADAAKARQITVYRQQIARQKSLEARSRRVTLETLQQQIEQGEVKELALIIKADVQGSAEVLADTLTKLGDERVNVRVMHAGVGAINRSDIQLASASNAIVIGFNVRPDRAAVEEAERTGVDVRLHSVIYNITDEIKKAMAGLLEPTYREVKLGSAEVRQLFRVPKVGTVAGCMVVDGRILRSGEARLLRDNVVVYEGKLGSLKRFKDDVGEVKAGLECGISFERFHDLKEGDVIEVFTVEQIAATV, translated from the coding sequence TTGTCAACTGTTCGGATCTACAAAGTCGCGGAGTTGCTCGGCACGACGAGCCAGGAAGTCATGGATCTGCTGCGGCGGAACCACGGCATCGAGGTGAAGAGCGCTTCGAGCACGATCGAAGAGGTGGTCGCGCGCCAGTTCGTGGAGCGGCTCGCCCGCCAGCGGAGCATTGCGCTGCCGAGCCCCACCCAGATGTTCGTCGAGACGGGCGCACCCAAGGGCAAGAAAGCGGGCCGGACGGCCGAGCCGCCGCCTTCCGCCCCGAAGCTCGGACCGCCGCGCTTGGTGAAGACCGCCAAACCGGCGGCTGCCCTCGAGACGGAAGAGGGTGGCCTTGTGGAGGCAGAGCTGGAAGAGACGCCGACACAGTTCGTCGACCAGGCAGACATCGAGCCGCCTTCAGCGGCGGCCGTGCCGCGCGTCACGAAGCCGCGTGAGCCGACGCTGCGGTTCGAGGAGCCCGGGACGCCCGTACCGCCGACTGAGCTGCTGGCTGAAGCCACAACAGCGCCAACCCCGCACGCTCGCGCCAAGCGGGCTGGGCAGCCTGTCGGGGCAGGTGAGGCCGAAGCGCCTGCGCCGACGCTACGGCAGGCGCCGAAGCCAGAAGAGGTCGGACCAGAGGCGCGTGCGTCAGCAGCAGCGCCCGAGCGCGACCAGCCGGCCGAGGCGGGAGCAGCCGTGCCGTCAGCCCCGCCCGCCGCCGCAAAGCCGACGGCGCCGACACCACCGCCAGCGCCACCTTCTGGTGCCGGACCGAGACCTGCAGCAGCTCCGCCGCCTCAGCCGCGGCACGCCGTCGTGCCGCCACGCACCGGCCGTGTTGTACCGCCAAGCATTCGGCTCCGGGTCGAGGATCCGGCCGCGCAGCCGCGACCGATCCCGCCAGCGGCCCCGGCACGCGCGACGCCCGGCCAGCCGGCAGCCGCCCGAGGACCGGCGCCGCCTCCCGCGACACGGCCGCTCCCGGGTGGTCCACGACCACTCCCATCACAGCCCATCCGCTCTCCGCTGTCCGCGGCGCGCCCGAGCTATCAGCCCACGGCGCGACCGGCGCCGCCGCCGGTGCGTCACACGCCGAACTATGGGCGGCCGCGACCGAGTGGCGGACGGATGCGGAGTCGACACACCTCGCGTCCGGCGGCCCCAGCAGCGCCTGCTGCCCCACCGCCCATTACGCGGACGGTCACGCTTGCGGAAGGCATGACGGTCAAGGACCTCGCGGACAAGCTCGAGGTCAAGGTGAAGGACGTCCTCAAGCGTCTGCTCGAGCGCCGTATCGTCGTGACGATCAACACGACGCTCGACACGCAAACGGCGACCACGATTGCACGGGAGTTCGGCGCCGACGTGATGATGCAAACCTTCGAGGAAGAGATGCTGCAAGCGGAATCGGAGCACGTCCGTCCGGAGGATCTCTCGACGCGTGCCCCGGTCGTCACTGTGATGGGTCATGTCGACCACGGCAAGACCACACTGCTCGACGCGATCCGTGAGACGCGCGTCGCGCAGCGCGAAGCCGGTGGCATCACGCAGCACATCGGCGCGTACCAGATTGGCATCAACAATCGCAAGGTCGTCTTTCTCGACACGCCAGGTCACGAGGCGTTCACGATGATGCGCGCGCGCGGCGCAAAGGTGACCGACGTGGTCGTCCTGGTGGTGGCCGCCGACGACGGCGTGATGCCGCAAACACGCGAAGCCATCGATCATGCGCGCGCGGCGGGCGTGCCGATCCTCGTCGCCGTCAACAAGGTGGACAAGCCGGATGCGAACCCAGACCGGGTCAAGCGAGAGCTCGCCGACCTCGGCTTGATGCCGGAGGACTGGGGTGGCCAAACGGTCATGGTGCCAGTCTCGGCCCTGAAGCAGCAAAATCTGGAGCTGCTGCTCGAGATGATCCTGCTCGTGTCCGACCTGCTCGAGCTGAAAGCCACTCCAAGCCGCTCCGCCACCGGCACCGTGCTAGAAGCCAAGCTCGATCGCGGGCGCGGGCCCGTGGCCACCGTCCTGGTGCAGGAAGGCACGTTGCGCGTGGGTGACACGGTCATCGCCGGCACTGCCGTAGGCAAGGTCCGTGCGCTCATCGACGACCGGGGCCGGCACGTGAAGGACGCAGGTCCAGCGACGCCGGTCGAGGTGCTCGGCCTTGGCGATGTGCCGCAACCTGGTGATACGTTCCAGCAGGTCGCCGACGCCGCCAAGGCGCGACAGATCACCGTCTACCGCCAACAGATTGCGCGGCAGAAGTCGCTCGAGGCGCGCTCTCGCCGCGTGACGCTCGAGACACTGCAGCAGCAGATCGAACAGGGCGAGGTCAAGGAGCTCGCGCTGATCATCAAGGCGGATGTGCAGGGCTCCGCCGAAGTGCTCGCCGACACGCTTACGAAGCTCGGTGACGAGCGCGTCAACGTGCGCGTCATGCATGCCGGTGTCGGCGCCATCAATCGGTCCGATATCCAGCTTGCTTCCGCGTCGAACGCCATCGTGATTGGCTTCAACGTGCGTCCCGATCGTGCCGCAGTCGAGGAGGCAGAGCGCACCGGCGTGGACGTTCGCCTGCACTCGGTCATCTACAACATCACCGACGAGATCAAGAAGGCGATGGCGGGGCTGCTGGAGCCCACCTACCGCGAGGTCAAGCTCGGCTCGGCGGAGGTGCGGCAGCTCTTCCGCGTGCCGAAGGTTGGGACGGTCGCCGGTTGCATGGTCGTCGACGGACGCATCCTCCGCTCTGGTGAGGCGCGGCTCCTCCGCGACAACGTGGTCGTCTATGAAGGCAAGCTCGGCTCTCTGAAGCGCTTCAAGGATGATGTGGGCGAAGTGAAGGCGGGGCTCGAGTGTGGCATCTCGTTCGAGCGCTTCCATGACTTGAAGGAGGGCGACGTGATCGAGGTGTTCACGGTCGAGCAGATCGCAGCGACGGTCTGA
- the rbfA gene encoding 30S ribosome-binding factor RbfA has translation MRAERVADQIREELRSLLEYEAKDPRLGFLTVTRVRVTPDLQAAHVHYTTPETVQRRDTSRGLERAAPFLRRALAMRLQLRHTPELLFHYDEALEQQERVEQLLQEIAAERAARPTDSDDDDKAE, from the coding sequence ATGCGCGCTGAACGTGTTGCCGATCAGATTCGTGAGGAGCTTCGGTCGCTGCTCGAGTACGAAGCGAAGGATCCTCGGCTGGGCTTCCTGACGGTGACACGCGTGCGTGTGACGCCGGATCTGCAGGCCGCGCACGTGCACTATACGACGCCTGAGACGGTACAGCGCCGCGACACGTCTCGCGGGTTGGAGCGCGCGGCACCCTTTCTGCGCCGCGCGCTGGCGATGCGTCTGCAGCTTCGCCACACGCCAGAGTTGCTTTTTCACTACGACGAGGCGCTCGAACAGCAGGAGCGCGTCGAGCAGCTTCTACAAGAGATTGCCGCCGAGCGGGCCGCGCGACCGACCGACAGTGACGATGACGACAAGGCCGAATAG
- a CDS encoding bifunctional oligoribonuclease/PAP phosphatase NrnA, translating to MTTRPNSASPLQVIRDAVLARQRFLLTSHARPDGDAIGSQLALAFALRAAGKQVHIVNKDDPPPYLLEFPGVRDIEVASKAEGDFDALVVLECSSLDRTGLTGLDRYFAINIDHHVGNAGYGAINWLDESASACGELVAALIDALGVSWTPEIATHLYIAILTDTGGFRHSHITERTFDYCRRAAAAGIDAAQIARTVYDSSNVGRLKLLGALLDQMELVADNRVALLSLDRALLDSAKASSHDTEGLINVPLSAKDVQVVVLLRTDDADGTRVSLRSKYDVDVQSVARRFGGGGHRNAAGFTVQEPSDVVRARLRPLLADLVK from the coding sequence ATGACGACAAGGCCGAATAGCGCGTCCCCTCTTCAGGTCATTCGTGATGCCGTGCTCGCGCGGCAGCGGTTCCTGCTCACGTCACACGCACGTCCGGACGGTGATGCCATCGGGTCGCAGCTCGCGCTGGCCTTTGCTTTGCGTGCCGCGGGCAAGCAGGTGCACATCGTCAACAAAGACGACCCACCACCTTATCTGTTGGAGTTCCCGGGCGTGCGCGACATCGAGGTCGCGTCCAAGGCTGAGGGTGACTTCGATGCCCTGGTTGTCCTCGAGTGCAGTAGCTTGGATAGGACTGGCCTGACGGGTCTCGACCGTTACTTCGCGATCAATATCGATCACCATGTGGGAAACGCTGGATATGGCGCCATCAACTGGCTCGATGAGAGCGCCTCGGCGTGCGGGGAGCTCGTTGCCGCCCTCATTGATGCGCTCGGCGTGAGCTGGACGCCCGAGATTGCGACGCACCTGTATATCGCAATTCTCACTGACACGGGCGGCTTCCGGCACTCGCACATTACGGAGCGAACCTTCGACTATTGCCGTCGTGCCGCGGCGGCCGGCATCGATGCCGCGCAGATTGCGCGCACGGTGTACGATAGCAGCAACGTCGGACGCCTCAAGCTACTCGGTGCGCTGCTCGATCAGATGGAACTGGTCGCGGACAACCGCGTGGCGCTACTCTCGCTCGATCGCGCACTGCTCGACAGCGCCAAGGCCAGCTCGCATGACACCGAAGGTCTCATCAACGTCCCGTTGTCGGCAAAGGATGTGCAGGTCGTCGTGCTGTTGCGGACAGACGACGCCGACGGCACGCGCGTGAGCCTTCGCTCGAAGTACGACGTCGACGTACAGAGTGTGGCGCGCCGGTTCGGTGGTGGCGGCCACCGCAACGCAGCCGGCTTTACCGTTCAGGAGCCGAGCGACGTCGTGCGCGCACGGCTGCGACCGCTTCTGGCCGATCTCGTTAAGTAA
- the truB gene encoding tRNA pseudouridine(55) synthase TruB: MLDGVLVVDKPAGPTSHDVVAAVRRAVGQRRVGHTGTLDPFATGVLALVLGRATRLSRFLTASTKRYVAGVRLGVATDTYDVTGVPAGERAPKAVVEAIAPNAIEPVLARFRGRLEQAPPPFSAKKIGGVRAYTLARRQAAVAPAPVMVTVYACQLVSVEGGLVTLDISCSAGCYVRSLAQDLGAALGVGAHLESLRRTANGEFRVAQAISLAELLEGGMTRAAARLVPLDGLLGDYPGAQLTETGVERIRHGQAITSGEVRWLSPPFGKDEPIRLVAPDGRLLALATQAALGADDVSLLRPTVVLV; encoded by the coding sequence ATGCTCGACGGTGTGCTGGTCGTCGACAAGCCTGCCGGGCCGACGTCACACGATGTGGTGGCGGCCGTTCGGCGTGCTGTCGGCCAGAGGCGCGTGGGCCACACCGGCACGCTCGACCCGTTCGCCACGGGCGTGCTCGCGCTCGTCCTCGGTCGGGCGACCCGTCTCTCACGCTTCCTGACGGCGTCGACCAAGCGCTACGTGGCAGGAGTACGCCTGGGCGTTGCCACCGACACGTATGACGTGACCGGCGTGCCCGCGGGCGAGCGTGCGCCCAAGGCGGTCGTAGAAGCGATCGCCCCGAATGCCATCGAGCCGGTGCTGGCGCGGTTCCGCGGCCGCTTGGAGCAGGCGCCGCCGCCGTTCTCGGCGAAGAAGATTGGCGGCGTGCGCGCTTACACACTGGCACGCCGGCAGGCCGCGGTCGCCCCAGCGCCGGTGATGGTTACAGTCTACGCGTGCCAGCTGGTCTCGGTGGAGGGTGGGCTGGTCACGCTGGACATTAGCTGCTCTGCGGGATGCTACGTGCGGTCGCTGGCCCAGGACCTCGGCGCAGCACTCGGTGTTGGCGCGCACCTGGAGAGCCTTCGGCGGACGGCCAACGGGGAGTTCAGGGTCGCGCAGGCGATCTCGCTGGCGGAGCTGCTCGAGGGGGGGATGACCAGGGCTGCGGCGCGGCTGGTGCCGCTGGACGGACTGCTCGGCGACTACCCGGGCGCACAGCTCACCGAGACAGGGGTCGAGCGGATCCGGCATGGCCAAGCGATTACCAGCGGCGAGGTTCGGTGGCTCAGCCCGCCATTTGGCAAGGATGAGCCAATTCGCCTCGTGGCGCCCGACGGCCGGCTCCTGGCACTGGCGACCCAAGCGGCACTCGGAGCTGACGACGTAAGCCTTTTGCGCCCGACCGTCGTGCTGGTCTAG
- the rpsO gene encoding 30S ribosomal protein S15, with amino-acid sequence MALTKERKTDLITDFRTHTTDTGSPEVQVAILSDRINYLTEHFKTHPKDHHSRRGLLMLVGQRRRLLDYLKKRNPERYAEIIRRLNLRK; translated from the coding sequence GTGGCGCTAACGAAAGAACGCAAGACAGATCTCATCACAGATTTCCGCACGCATACCACGGACACCGGCTCGCCTGAGGTTCAGGTCGCCATTCTGAGTGATCGCATCAACTACCTCACGGAGCACTTCAAGACGCACCCGAAGGATCACCACTCGCGCCGCGGGCTCTTGATGTTGGTTGGCCAGCGGCGCCGGCTTCTCGACTACCTGAAGAAGAGAAATCCGGAGCGCTACGCGGAGATCATCCGGCGGTTGAATCTCCGCAAGTAA
- the pnp gene encoding polyribonucleotide nucleotidyltransferase, with the protein MHTREIAIGRTRLSLETGKLAKQADGSVVVRFGDTMVLVTACHGSTMREGIDFLPLTVDYREYTYASGRIPGGFFKREGKPTEKEILSSRLIDRPIRPLFPSGWRYETQVIALVLSADTENDSDVLAITGAGAALALSDIPFLKTVVAVRVGLVDAEYVINPTYEQRRRSKLDLVIAGSADAISMVEAGARESTEAEMMAAIDAGHTAIKEIVAAIDDLAREAGRPKLASPAKEHAHDFYREVEEKIRVPLSEAMRVHGKLESYERVDQVLEDLIASLPDGEVERRVEAKHIFKELQEKVLREEILERGRRLDGRAFNEIRSIWSEVSVLPRAHGSAVFTRGETQALVTVTLGTGEDQQKVELVDGETYKRFMLHYNFPPFSVGEVAFLRGPGRREIGHGALAERALQPIIPEEDAFPYTIRVVSDILESNGSSSMASVCGGSLALMDAGVPLKEPVAGVAMGLILEEQSGKFAVLSDIAGAEDHYGDMDFKVAGTEAGITALQMDIKVSGITVDIMRQALEQAREGRLFILEKMGEAMREPRASISGFAPRIVSIKIPVDRIRDVIGPGGKTIRGIIEKTGVKIDVEDDGRVNVASLDGESAAKAIAMIEGLTAVPELHKTYLGKVVRIADFGAFIEILPGTDGLLHVSEIALHRVKDVRDELNEGDQVLVKVINVDQSGKIRLSRKALLQEQQPAEPEAAAAQPAHQRDRPDEKPHGPGTKQPVRK; encoded by the coding sequence ATGCACACACGAGAAATTGCTATCGGGCGTACCCGCCTCTCGCTCGAGACCGGCAAGCTCGCCAAGCAAGCCGACGGCTCTGTCGTCGTGCGCTTTGGCGACACGATGGTCCTGGTGACCGCGTGCCATGGCTCGACGATGAGGGAGGGGATCGATTTTTTGCCGCTCACGGTCGACTACCGCGAGTATACGTATGCATCCGGGCGCATCCCTGGCGGCTTCTTCAAGCGAGAAGGCAAGCCGACCGAGAAGGAGATCCTTTCGAGCCGGTTGATCGATCGTCCGATTCGGCCGCTCTTCCCATCCGGTTGGAGGTACGAAACTCAGGTCATCGCGCTCGTGCTGTCGGCCGATACGGAAAACGACTCGGATGTGCTCGCGATCACCGGCGCCGGTGCGGCGCTCGCGCTGTCGGACATTCCGTTCCTGAAGACCGTTGTTGCGGTTCGGGTGGGGCTGGTCGACGCGGAGTACGTGATCAACCCGACCTACGAGCAGCGGCGCCGCAGCAAGCTGGACTTGGTCATCGCGGGGAGCGCGGACGCCATTTCGATGGTCGAGGCAGGCGCACGCGAGTCGACGGAAGCAGAGATGATGGCCGCCATCGACGCGGGCCACACGGCGATCAAGGAGATCGTGGCGGCGATCGACGACCTGGCCCGCGAGGCCGGCCGCCCCAAGCTGGCGTCGCCGGCCAAGGAGCACGCGCACGACTTCTACCGCGAGGTGGAAGAAAAAATCCGCGTGCCCTTGAGCGAGGCCATGCGCGTGCATGGCAAGCTCGAAAGCTACGAGCGGGTCGATCAGGTGCTCGAGGACCTCATCGCCTCGCTACCGGACGGTGAAGTGGAGCGGCGTGTCGAAGCGAAGCACATCTTCAAGGAGCTGCAGGAGAAAGTGCTGCGCGAGGAGATCCTCGAGCGCGGACGGCGCCTGGACGGCCGCGCCTTCAATGAGATTCGCTCGATATGGTCGGAGGTGAGCGTGCTGCCGCGCGCTCACGGCTCGGCGGTGTTCACGCGCGGCGAGACCCAGGCGCTCGTCACGGTGACGCTCGGCACGGGCGAAGACCAGCAGAAGGTGGAGCTCGTCGACGGTGAAACCTACAAGCGCTTCATGCTCCACTACAACTTCCCACCGTTCTCGGTCGGCGAGGTGGCGTTTTTGCGAGGCCCTGGCCGGCGCGAGATCGGCCACGGCGCGCTGGCAGAGCGCGCCCTGCAGCCGATTATTCCGGAAGAGGACGCCTTCCCGTACACCATCCGTGTGGTCTCCGACATCCTCGAGAGCAATGGCTCCTCGTCGATGGCGAGTGTCTGTGGCGGCTCATTGGCGCTCATGGACGCCGGGGTGCCCCTGAAGGAGCCGGTCGCGGGCGTGGCGATGGGCCTCATCCTGGAGGAACAGAGCGGCAAGTTCGCCGTGCTCAGCGACATTGCGGGCGCCGAGGACCACTACGGCGACATGGACTTCAAGGTGGCGGGGACCGAGGCGGGCATCACGGCTCTCCAGATGGACATCAAGGTCTCCGGCATCACGGTCGACATCATGCGGCAGGCCCTCGAGCAGGCCCGTGAAGGCCGGTTGTTCATCTTGGAGAAGATGGGCGAAGCCATGCGCGAGCCTCGCGCAAGCATCTCCGGCTTCGCTCCCCGCATTGTCTCGATCAAGATCCCCGTCGATCGCATTCGCGACGTCATTGGTCCCGGCGGGAAGACGATCCGCGGCATCATCGAGAAGACGGGCGTCAAAATCGACGTCGAGGACGACGGCCGCGTCAACGTGGCGTCGCTCGACGGCGAGTCCGCCGCCAAGGCCATCGCGATGATCGAGGGGCTCACGGCGGTCCCGGAGCTGCACAAGACGTATCTCGGCAAGGTCGTGCGCATCGCGGACTTTGGTGCGTTCATCGAGATTCTGCCAGGCACGGACGGACTGCTCCACGTCTCCGAAATCGCACTGCATCGCGTCAAAGACGTCCGGGACGAGCTCAACGAAGGCGACCAGGTGCTCGTCAAGGTGATCAACGTCGATCAGTCTGGAAAGATACGCCTGAGCCGCAAGGCCTTGCTACAAGAACAGCAGCCCGCGGAACCGGAGGCTGCTGCCGCGCAGCCGGCACACCAGCGCGATCGTCCAGATGAAAAACCGCACGGCCCGGGCACCAAACAGCCGGTGAGGAAGTAA
- a CDS encoding M48 family metalloprotease, whose product MNEDKGTRYHRARRRLTVLEVVLVGAALLLVVLSGVSSPARDALFGLGVALDLPDRWREPFVLLLFAIGLALLLELVALPWYFLRSFVLERSYGLTSESLDTWLRDHLKASGVALVVGLAAVEVLFWIARESPRWWWAWATLGTFVLSVLIVALAPVLLLPLFYRVRPLDRRSLRERLLALAVRAGRPALDVYEWKVGERTRKANAALAGLGRTRRILLSDTLLERYSEDEIEVVLAHELSHHVHADVWRGLAFDAALAAVMWGTVQVAVWGLGPLLGLRGTADVAALPFMLLVGGATSLVLQPLAYAQSRAAERRADHYALALTRRPEALISALRRLGQQNLAEEQASRLVEVAFLTHPPLGERIAAVRRWKG is encoded by the coding sequence GTGAACGAGGACAAGGGCACGCGGTATCACCGAGCACGCCGGCGGTTGACTGTGCTCGAAGTGGTATTGGTGGGCGCGGCGCTGCTGCTCGTCGTCCTGTCTGGCGTCTCGTCGCCCGCCCGTGATGCGCTGTTCGGCCTCGGTGTTGCGCTCGACTTGCCGGACCGATGGCGCGAGCCCTTCGTCCTGCTGTTGTTTGCCATTGGGCTGGCGCTGCTGTTGGAGCTCGTCGCGCTGCCCTGGTATTTCCTGCGTAGCTTCGTGCTCGAGCGCAGCTACGGCCTCACGTCGGAATCTCTCGACACGTGGCTGCGGGATCACCTGAAGGCGTCCGGGGTTGCTCTGGTCGTCGGCCTTGCCGCGGTCGAGGTGCTGTTCTGGATTGCCCGTGAATCTCCGCGGTGGTGGTGGGCGTGGGCAACCCTCGGCACTTTCGTTCTCTCGGTCCTGATCGTGGCGCTGGCACCGGTCCTGCTGTTACCGCTCTTCTATCGGGTCCGGCCGCTCGACCGGCGCTCTCTGCGAGAGCGCCTGCTCGCGCTGGCGGTGCGCGCAGGCCGACCGGCACTGGATGTCTACGAGTGGAAGGTCGGCGAGCGCACGCGCAAAGCCAATGCGGCATTAGCGGGCCTCGGTCGAACGCGCCGGATTCTTTTGTCGGACACGCTGCTCGAGCGCTACTCAGAGGATGAGATCGAGGTGGTGCTCGCGCACGAGCTGTCCCATCATGTACACGCCGATGTGTGGCGAGGTCTCGCGTTCGACGCCGCGCTTGCCGCTGTCATGTGGGGAACCGTGCAGGTGGCCGTTTGGGGGCTCGGGCCGTTGCTCGGACTGCGTGGCACGGCGGATGTGGCGGCGCTGCCGTTCATGCTACTCGTCGGCGGCGCGACCTCGCTTGTGCTCCAGCCGCTCGCGTATGCTCAGTCGCGCGCGGCGGAACGTCGCGCCGATCACTATGCGCTCGCGTTGACGCGTCGACCAGAGGCGCTCATTTCTGCATTGCGCCGCCTCGGCCAACAGAACCTCGCGGAAGAGCAAGCGTCTCGCCTTGTCGAGGTGGCCTTCCTCACGCATCCACCACTGGGGGAACGAATCGCTGCCGTGCGCCGGTGGAAAGGCTGA